Genomic DNA from Candidatus Cloacimonadota bacterium:
GCTCCAGAAAAATGTTCGGATGTATGAAGAGGACGATCAAGACCAGGGGAAGAAACCTCGAGGAAATATCGTGTTTCGATCACATCATTCATATCAAGGTCATCGCCAAGTTTTCTGCTGAACAATTCGCAGTCATCCAGGGAAACGCCGCCTGGTTTTGTGATATACACGACCAGATCGTGTGCATACTTCTTCTTTCTCAGTTTCCAGTCATAAATCTGAAAACCTGTTTCATCGCAAATTCGATCGATACTTTTCTTTACGTTACTTTTATCTATCATACTATCAAAATTGAATACAAAAAATGCTGGTTGGGAGAACCAGCGAAAAACTGCAGCAAATTTGTTTATAAATTAGAATGGTCGGTTTTCTTGTCAAATATTATATAAATATCTTACTATTAATGAATTATTAAAATTATTTAACAAAAAAAATGCCCCCAATATTTCTATTGGGGGTCATGAAAAATTAATCGATTCGTTACTTCATCAACATCATTTTT
This window encodes:
- a CDS encoding ribosome maturation factor RimP, with protein sequence MIDKSNVKKSIDRICDETGFQIYDWKLRKKKYAHDLVVYITKPGGVSLDDCELFSRKLGDDLDMNDVIETRYFLEVSSPGLDRPLHTSEHFSGAVGEFVKITFEDDEKKSITVRGTLVSFQDNMLLLETEINEEVMVNLDAVQKAKTVFQWPDSSSKTKKT